In a single window of the Paenibacillus sp. MMS20-IR301 genome:
- a CDS encoding LysR family transcriptional regulator: protein MNIHALRLFYYVAETGSVTKAAVRLNISQPAVTSQIKKFEKELGMPLFNPQGRGISLTSFGAELAKQAGNFFTYEEQIEAFVEDYRAGRKGKLRIAATYLPANFLVPGWAARFKAGHPEIEMVITTTNSQLAFEQLKRHEADVAFYGGGAEEKPDDIDWLELFEDELWFVVAPSHPYANCTVTLPEMMLEPFIMREEGSSTRARLVSLCTAYGLKPPQVTLQFSGLGEVIRSVMSGYGANFISSLAVREFVERKQLARVRVEGIRLKNNIAICTRRNESLTAALQQFIEICRTPAPEM from the coding sequence ATGAATATACATGCGTTAAGGTTATTCTATTATGTGGCAGAGACCGGAAGCGTCACGAAGGCAGCGGTCCGCTTGAACATCAGCCAGCCGGCGGTTACGAGCCAGATCAAGAAGTTCGAGAAGGAGCTGGGAATGCCCCTGTTCAATCCTCAAGGACGAGGCATCTCGCTGACTTCCTTTGGAGCCGAGCTGGCGAAGCAGGCCGGAAATTTCTTCACCTACGAGGAGCAGATCGAAGCCTTCGTAGAGGATTACCGCGCAGGCAGGAAGGGGAAGCTGCGGATTGCCGCTACCTATCTTCCGGCGAATTTCCTGGTTCCCGGCTGGGCAGCCAGATTCAAAGCAGGGCATCCGGAGATTGAGATGGTAATCACAACGACCAATTCCCAGTTGGCGTTCGAACAGTTAAAGCGGCATGAAGCTGATGTTGCCTTCTATGGCGGAGGAGCTGAGGAGAAGCCGGATGACATTGACTGGCTGGAGCTGTTCGAAGATGAGTTATGGTTCGTGGTTGCCCCTTCCCATCCCTATGCGAACTGTACTGTTACACTGCCGGAAATGATGCTGGAGCCGTTCATTATGCGTGAGGAAGGCAGCTCGACGAGAGCGCGGCTGGTCTCATTATGCACGGCCTATGGCTTGAAGCCGCCGCAGGTGACGCTGCAGTTCAGCGGCTTGGGTGAAGTCATACGCTCGGTGATGTCCGGGTATGGGGCAAACTTCATTTCCTCCCTGGCAGTGCGGGAATTCGTGGAGCGGAAGCAGCTCGCCCGTGTGCGGGTAGAGGGTATCCGGCTCAAGAACAATATTGCCATCTGTACACGCAGAAATG
- a CDS encoding O-methyltransferase, protein MEQTTTWSKVDLYINGKLLADDPVLDAVLDANSGAGLPQIDVAPNQGKLIYLLAKMNGAANILEIGTLGGYSTIWLARALPETGKLVSLELEHDYAVVAEDNLRMAGLADKVVVLEGPALESLASLASQGREAFDFIFIDADKPNNPQYLEWALKLARPGTVIVADNVVRGGEVIEAGSQDARVQGIRQFMELLAAEPRIEATAIQTVGSKGYDGFMLGIVTA, encoded by the coding sequence ATGGAACAAACAACCACATGGAGTAAGGTAGACCTGTACATCAACGGTAAGCTGCTGGCGGACGATCCGGTGCTGGATGCTGTCCTGGATGCCAACTCGGGTGCCGGGCTGCCGCAGATTGATGTCGCCCCGAATCAGGGGAAGCTGATTTATCTGCTTGCTAAGATGAACGGAGCTGCGAACATTCTGGAGATAGGGACACTGGGTGGCTACAGCACCATCTGGCTGGCCAGGGCACTGCCGGAAACAGGCAAACTGGTTTCTCTTGAGCTGGAGCATGATTATGCGGTCGTAGCTGAAGATAATCTGAGAATGGCAGGCTTGGCCGATAAAGTCGTAGTCCTGGAAGGCCCGGCACTGGAATCGCTGGCGTCACTTGCCTCGCAGGGCCGCGAGGCCTTTGACTTCATCTTCATTGACGCCGATAAGCCGAACAATCCGCAATACCTGGAATGGGCGCTGAAGCTGGCCAGACCGGGAACCGTAATTGTCGCCGATAATGTGGTGCGCGGCGGCGAAGTGATTGAGGCAGGCAGCCAAGACGCCCGTGTGCAGGGTATCCGGCAATTCATGGAGCTGCTGGCGGCAGAGCCGCGGATTGAGGCAACGGCAATCCAGACGGTGGGCAGCAAGGGGTATGACGGCTTCATGCTTGGCATTGTAACAGCTTAA